The DNA window TGGAAAGCTGTTCAGTGGATTTTCAGATATCTATGTGGCTCTTCTACTGCTTGTTTATCTTATGGTAAATCTGGAGATGGTCTGGTTGGCTATGTTGGTTCAGATTATGCTGGTGATTTAGGCAGGAGGAGATCACTTTCAGGTTATGTCTTTACTGTTGGAGATTGTGCTGTGAGCTGGAAAGCTTGTTTACAGGCTACTGTTGCTATGTCTACCACAGAAGTTGAGTATATGGCGGTTGCAGAAGCTGCTAAGGAAGCTTTATGGTTGAAAGGTATATATTCAGAGCTATGTGGAATTAAGTCTTGCATTACCATTCATTGTGACAGTCAGAGTGCTATTTATCTCACCAAAGATCAGATGATTACGGAGAAATCCAAGCATATTGATGTTCGCTATCACTTCGTTCGTGATGTCATTGAAAAAGGTTTGGTGAAGTTTTGCAAGATCAGTACTCATGATAATCCTGCTGATATGATGACAAAGCATGTTCCTGTTGCTAAGTTTGAGCTATGCTCAAGCTTAGTTGGTATTACAAATTAGCCCCTAGTGGCTGTTGGCGCCGGCAAGATGATGATGTATTGTTTGAGATGGAGTTTGCTATTATGATGGTGCAAGAAATTTGTCTCAAGGTGGAGTTTGTTGATATGTGATCCAAATTCCGAAGGCCAAGTTTTCGTAGCCGGTACGGATCGTTCCCTACTCGGTTTAGAGAAGGCCAAGTTTTCATAGCCGGTACGGATCGTTCCCTACTCGGTTTAGGGTTCCACCTCTATAAATATACTTGTAAGCCGCAGGAGATAGTTATCTCATTGTAAATCTCCTGCGTTCTGTAAACACCCCGAAAATAGTGAGATTGTTTGCCGGTCGGCGCCCGTAGTTTTTCCCCTTCGTGTTGGAGGGGTTTTCCACGTTAAACCCGTGTCTTCTCTGTGTTTGATCTATTTTGTGTCGTATTCGGTTTCTAACATCATTTTCCACTTTTTTATTTGGGAAAAATATCTTTCGGATCCCAACAGATATGCCCACTGTGTTCTCCGCTCGACAAGAACCTACGATGGCACCACCAAAGAAGAAGACTGTGAACTCCGGGACAATTGCTGAGCCTGCACCAGCGGCACCAAGCACTAGCCGCCCAAACAACGAAAACCCTACCTCCGATACAATGCTAAACTCCTCCGGAGCAAAAACCGAGACCCTCAAAGATACTTATGCGACGAAAACCAATAGCATCAAGTTCTTCTCAGTTGTCGCAAGACTTAACGGGTGGCCAGCCATGCTACTAAATCCTAATCTGCGTGCATACAGGGACAGGGTGTCAGGGACCCACCGTCCTGCTGCCTGGTCCGCCACTGAGGAGCCGTCCAGTGTCGGGGTCCCTCACTGCCGAGCCGTCTGCTGCTGCACGTCCACTTGTCTCCTTGACTTTTCACGTCCGTTCACCTGTCCACCAGGCTCGGTATCCCAATCCCAATCCTAATCTCATGACGTGGATGAGAGAGGGAGATAAAGAGAGAATGTATGCTGGTGGATACGCCACGCGACTGGAGGTTCCTTTTTCTCAGCCTCTGCCCTCTGATATGCTTTGCATTTGGAGTGAAGGAGGTGATATGATCTATGGGCAGGAGCAAAGTAATAGCATTGAGTGGACCTCACGTCTTTTCTTTATCTCACTTCCATGTGATGCCATGACGACCCGACTGGCctaccctttttcttttctttttctcgtCTTTTCTTGTCCTCTCCTATCCGTATATATTCGTTTCAAATTACAGTCAATTTAGTTTGCATACTATAATTTCTTAGTGGAACTTTCACGTAACCTGCTCAACTTACATCCCTGTCGAAAAATTTCATGGCATGCAATGGAATAAATCACTCCATGCATGATACGTAATGTCTAAAACGTACAGAATTTTGGAAACAGAGGGAGCACTGTGCATCCATTTTTTTTCCAATGCATGGTTGTATGCGTGTTCACTTGTACAGAAAGTGAGCCTGGTGTAAAAAATTCTTGAATCATTTGGTCATTACTTATATTTGTTTCGGTTCAAATCAAAGGTTGAGATTTTTTACGTACTGCAGGAAGAAAATGGTCTCACGTCCCGCTTCATAATTCTGTGAATGATAATGACAGTCGCTACACAAAGTGGACAACTACTGGTGGGCACTGGGGCAGTGTCAGTGTAAGgacaactccagctggaaaggGTACGTCCACCACCCTTTCCTGATATCAGCTCTTGCTACATATTGATTTCTAGCTACTGAAACCAACTATTGCTTGGCTTCACCAGCTAGCTCTCTCCATACCGCATCTGTGTTTCCTTGTGTTGTGTTTTGGAGCTCCAGGCGTAGCCATGGCTGAGGTACTGGCCACCATCATGGTGGTCGAGCCGCTGGTGTCCATGGTGAAGGGGAAGGCCTCCAGCTACCTCCTGGACCAGTACAAGGTGATGGAGGGCATGGAGGAGCAACACAGGCTCCTCAAGCGCAAGCTGCCGGCCATCCTGGACGTCATCACCGACGCCCAGGagcaggcagcagccaccgacGCCGAGGAGAGAGAAGGGGCGAAAGTTTGGCTAAAGGATGTTCGGAAGGTTGCCTACCAGGCGAATGATGTCCTCGACGAGTTCAACTACGAGGCGCTGCGCTGCAAAGCCGAGAAGGAGGGCCACAACCTCGGCATAGATGTAATAAAGCTCTTCCCTACTCACAACCGTATTGTTTTCCGTCACAGGATGGCAAACAAGCTCCGCGTGATCTTGAAAGAAATTGAAGTCCTCGTCGCCGAGATGCCTGCAATTAGTTTCAAATTCAAACCAAGGCAGCCAGAGCCCACAAATTACTTAAGGTATTATAATTCTGATATCGTCGACCCTGGGAACATTGCCAAAGAATCAAGAGCCCGAGAGAAGAAGGATGTTGTTGATAGATTACTTGCCCAAGCTAGCAGCTCGGATCTcacggtccttcccatcgtcGGAATGGGAGGGTTGGGCAAGACCACCTTAGCGCAGCTCATTTACAATGACCCTGAAATCAAGAAGCATTTCCAGTTGCGGCTTTGGGTGTGTGTCTCTGATAACTTTGAGGTGGATTTCTTGGCTGATAGAATACTGAAAGAGAATGGTTGTAAACCAACTGGTTGCTCAGCATTGGAGAAGCTTCAAAATGCAGTGAGTGGGAAGAGGTACCTACTCGTATTGGATGATGTATGGAACCGTGATGAGCACAAGTGGGAAAGGCTTAAGTCCTACCTCCAGCATGGTGGCAGCGGTAGCTCAGTGCTGACAACAACTCGTGATGAAGCAGTTGCTAAACTAATGATGGGTAAAACTGAAGGAGCCTATAAACTTGAAAGCTTGGGTGCATACTTCATAGAGAAAATTTTCAAGACACGAGCATTCAGTTCAAAAGAAGAGGAGTGGCCTGGTGAACTAGTTAAAATGGTCGGACAAGTTGCCAAGAGATGTGCTGGCTCTCCTTTGGCTGCTACAGCATTGGGCTCTGTACTGCGTACCAAGACCACCGAGGAAGAATGGAAGTCTGTATTAAGAAGAAGCTCGATTTGGGAtgaggaaaataaaattttaccAGTACTTAAATCGAGTTACAattgcttgccatcatatatGCGGCAATGCTTTGCTTTCTGTGCTATGTTTCCCAAGGATTATGAGATTGATGTGCAAAGTCTAATCCACCTATGGATGGCCAATGGTTTTATCCCAGAGCAACCAGGAGTGTGTCCTGAAACCATTGGAGAAAAAATTTTCAATGAGCTGAAGTCGAGGTCATTTTATCAGGATCTGAAGAGTGTCCCATTTGAACAAAAATATGATACTTTTGGACGGATCAAGTATACGTATTGTTCTAAAATTACTTGTAAGATCCACGACCTTATGCATGATGTTGCAGAATCTTCTATGGTTAAAGAATGTGCCGCAATAGCTACACACCCGAGCCAAAGTGAGTATGCTCTTCATTCTGCTCGTCATTTGTATTTATCAGTGCGTCAACCAGAAAATCTTCTGAATGCTTCCGTAGAGAAAGAATCTCCAGCTTTCCAAACATTGATATGTGATGGATATGTAAAAGAAGATTTGAAGATCTTATCAAAATACAACTCTATCAGAGCTTTAAAGATCAAACGAGGTTCATTCCTGAGGCCAAAATATCTTCATCACCTGAGGTATCTTGATCTCTCAGAAAGTGACATTGAAGCACTCCCTGAAGACATTAGCATCCTATATCATCTACAAACACTGGACCTTTCTTATTGTGGTGATCTTCAGCGACTTCCAAAGAAACTGAAGTATTTGACTTCCCTCCGTCACCTCTATACTCACGGATGTAGAAAGTTGAAAAGCATGCCCGGAGGGCTCGGACACCTCACTTCCCTACAGACACTTACATGCTTTGTAGCAGGTACCGACTCCAGTTGCAGTAATGTGAGAGAGCTGCAGGATTTGGACCTCGGTGGTAGACTAGAGCTAAGACAGCTTGAAAATGTCACAGGAGCAAATGGTGCGCAAGCGGCAGGTCTTGGAAACAAGAAAAAATTGACTGAACTGGAGTTAAGATGGACTGATGGTGATCAGGAAGCACAAAATAATAATCACGAAGAGGTGGTGGAAGGTCTCAAACCTCATGATGGGCTG is part of the Panicum hallii strain FIL2 chromosome 2, PHallii_v3.1, whole genome shotgun sequence genome and encodes:
- the LOC112880090 gene encoding disease resistance protein RGA2-like isoform X1, giving the protein MAEVLATIMVVEPLVSMVKGKASSYLLDQYKVMEGMEEQHRLLKRKLPAILDVITDAQEQAAATDAEEREGAKVWLKDVRKVAYQANDVLDEFNYEALRCKAEKEGHNLGIDVIKLFPTHNRIVFRHRMANKLRVILKEIEVLVAEMPAISFKFKPRQPEPTNYLRYYNSDIVDPGNIAKESRAREKKDVVDRLLAQASSSDLTVLPIVGMGGLGKTTLAQLIYNDPEIKKHFQLRLWVCVSDNFEVDFLADRILKENGCKPTGCSALEKLQNAVSGKRYLLVLDDVWNRDEHKWERLKSYLQHGGSGSSVLTTTRDEAVAKLMMGKTEGAYKLESLGAYFIEKIFKTRAFSSKEEEWPGELVKMVGQVAKRCAGSPLAATALGSVLRTKTTEEEWKSVLRRSSIWDEENKILPVLKSSYNCLPSYMRQCFAFCAMFPKDYEIDVQSLIHLWMANGFIPEQPGVCPETIGEKIFNELKSRSFYQDLKSVPFEQKYDTFGRIKYTYCSKITCKIHDLMHDVAESSMVKECAAIATHPSQSEYALHSARHLYLSVRQPENLLNASVEKESPAFQTLICDGYVKEDLKILSKYNSIRALKIKRGSFLRPKYLHHLRYLDLSESDIEALPEDISILYHLQTLDLSYCGDLQRLPKKLKYLTSLRHLYTHGCRKLKSMPGGLGHLTSLQTLTCFVAGTDSSCSNVRELQDLDLGGRLELRQLENVTGANGAQAAGLGNKKKLTELELRWTDGDQEAQNNNHEEVVEGLKPHDGLKVLRIYSCGSSTFPTWMDMLNGMVELKLSGCKKLEKLPALWQLPALEILHLKGLESLHCLCSGAATAVTFQKLKVLTLVEMPKFEAWLDTDVVQGEGPIFPEVEELEIRACGSLTALPKAASVITESSGGVDTKFRSAFPALRNMTLRYLNMFDRWEAAEGTPGEEVTFPLLEDLEIIACPKLTGLPETPRLGKLAIEGGGQQISLQAASRCIPSLSSLRLDVSPDDTETTLLHVKQKWDHELPLAAMRLTRCDLLFSSHPDALALWTCFARLVDLTILNCDALVYWPENVFQVLVSLRRLSIWSCSKLTGHTQASDRQSAPERGGLPPRLESLQISGCTSLVEVPNLPASLKTLEIAVCGDNIKFIIFGQHEYTELYNGSEATASTAVLKLSSADNHRSLPCLESLSIQSCDRLSEVANLPPSIKTLDIFGCGNLQSLLGKLDVVQKLNITSCRRLESLESCVGELRSLEELRLLHCRSLVSLPDGPQAYSSLRVLQIQDCDGIKLLPRSLRSRLDCLEEKHLDARYEETTWKRAIRTLACSK